The sequence CGATCAGCCTGAGCTGGCCGAGGCGTTCCTGCGTTTCATCGCGACGCCGCCGTTCCAGTCCGCGCTGCCGACGACGCAGTGGATGTATCCCGCCTTCCCGACCCCGCTGCCCGAGGGCTACGAGACGTTGCACGTGCCCGAAACCGCGCTGCTGCTGCCCGCCGAGGAGGCCGCGGCCCGGCGCGATGCGGCGCTCGCCCTCTGGCGGGAGGCGCTGAGCCGGTGATCGGCGCCGTCGGCCTGGTTCTGGGACTGCTCGTCCTCGCGGTCTGCGCAGCACCCATCGCGGCGCTGATGCAGGCCGCGACGCCGGGCACCTGGGCCGGGGCCGACACCGCGATCCTGCGCTTCACTCTGATGCAGGCGGTGCTGTCGGCGCTGCTCTCCGTGGCGCTGGCGGTTCCGCTGGCCCGCGCGCTCGCGCTGCGCCGGTTCCCGGGGCGCGGGGCGCTACTGACGCTGCTGGGGGCGCCGTTCCTGCTGCCTGCACTGGTCGCGGTGCTCGGCCTGCTGGCGATCTGGGGGCGCGGGGGCGTGATCTCCGACGGGCTGGCGCTGGTCGGACGCGGTCCGCTCGACATCTACGGGCTCGGTGGGATCCTGCTCGCCCATGTCTTCTTCAACCTCCCGCTCGTTACGCGGCTGCTGCTGCAAGGCTGGGCGGCGATCCCGGCGGAGCAGTTGCGTCTTGCCGCCGGCCTCGGTTTCCGGCCCGCAGACCAGTTCCGCCATGTGGAGTGGCCGATGCTGCGCGAGGTCGTGCCGGGCGCGGCCCTTCTCGTCTTCCTCCTCTGCACGACGTCGTTCGCGATCGCGCTGACGCTCGGCGGCGGGCCGGGGAGCACCACCGTAGAGGTTGCGATCTACCAGGCGATCCGGTTCGAGTTCGACCTCGGCCGCGCCGGGCTGCTGGCCCTCGTGCAGACCGGTCTGTGCCTCTGCCTCGCCGGGCTACTGATGCTCGCCGGGCGCCCCGTCACAGCGCAGGGCGGCCTGCTGCCCGAGGCCGGAGGGGTGGAGCGGCATGGCTGGCGGCGCGGCGCCGACAGCGCCCTTCTGCTCGGCGCGGTGGCGCTGCTGGGCCTGCCGCTGCTGGCGATCGTGCTGCGCGGCCTGCCAGGGCTAGCGGAGCTCGATGGCAGCGTGCTGCGCGCCGTCGGGCGGTCGCTGGCCGTGGCTCTGTCCTCCGCAGCGATCTGCGTGCTCTGGGCGCTCGGCATCGCGGCGGGGCTGGTGCGGTTGGCGGAGCGGCTGCCCCGGCTGGCCCGCGCGGCGGAGGGCGCCATGCTCATCACCCTCGCAGTCTCCCCCTTCGTGCTTGCCGCCGGGCTGTTCCTGTTGCTGCGCGGCCGCGTCGATCCCTTCGCGATCGCGCTGCCGATGGTGGTGCTGGTGAACGCGCTCATGAGCCTGCCCTTCGCGCTCCGCGCGCTGGTTCCGGCTCTGGCCCTTGCCCGTCGCACGGATGGACGGCTGGCCGACGCGCTCGGCCTGCGCGGCTGGACCCGGTGGCGGGTGGCGCTACTGCCGCGCCTGCGGGGAC is a genomic window of Pontivivens ytuae containing:
- a CDS encoding thiamine/thiamine pyrophosphate ABC transporter permease ThiP, which gives rise to MAGGAEPVIGAVGLVLGLLVLAVCAAPIAALMQAATPGTWAGADTAILRFTLMQAVLSALLSVALAVPLARALALRRFPGRGALLTLLGAPFLLPALVAVLGLLAIWGRGGVISDGLALVGRGPLDIYGLGGILLAHVFFNLPLVTRLLLQGWAAIPAEQLRLAAGLGFRPADQFRHVEWPMLREVVPGAALLVFLLCTTSFAIALTLGGGPGSTTVEVAIYQAIRFEFDLGRAGLLALVQTGLCLCLAGLLMLAGRPVTAQGGLLPEAGGVERHGWRRGADSALLLGAVALLGLPLLAIVLRGLPGLAELDGSVLRAVGRSLAVALSSAAICVLWALGIAAGLVRLAERLPRLARAAEGAMLITLAVSPFVLAAGLFLLLRGRVDPFAIALPMVVLVNALMSLPFALRALVPALALARRTDGRLADALGLRGWTRWRVALLPRLRGPLGFSAGLAAALSMGDLGVIALFGSTSTSTLPLVVYQLMGAYRMEAAAGAALLLLALSLALFAAFDLWGRRA